The segment TTTCGAACTTTCCTATCCTCATGTGATCTGTTTGATATCAAGCATACTGGTAATTTCTTGTCGTGGAGAGGTCGAAAGAACACTCATCTCGTGCACTGTAGGCTAGACAGAGCAATGGTCAATAGCCTATGGTCAGACTTATTCCCGAATGGCAAGTCTCAATATTTCCAATTTGAAAGCTTTGACCACATGCCCTTACCTCCACCTTTGacgcaaaaaagaagaaaccttCACGCTTATTTAGATATGACAGAAGGCTGCGAAAGAATCCTGATATCAAGCAACTGGTGGACGTGACCTTGGCTTCAGGATCCCATCTCACCGTAGCAGAAAGAAACAGCAGATGCAGACATGCGATAGCGGCTTGGAGCAAACGTACGTATGTGAACAGTCAGAAAAAGATTAATGAACTGAAAGCGACTCTGGATTTGGCAATGGCAGCACAGCTAAGCGACGACTCCTCAATCTCACTACTTAATCGAGATCTGATCCAAGCCTATAAGGCTGAAGAAGGGTTCTGGAAGCAACGCATCAGATTGCTTTGACTCTCCCTAGGTGAGAAAAACACTAGCTTCTTCCATACTACAACAAAAGGCCGTAAAGCCAGGAACAAAATCACAATCATTGAAGATAGCTCAGGAACCCAGGCtttgaagaagataaaaaagTGAAAAGTCATCGCTGAGTATTTCAATAATATTTTCACCTCCTCTAAACCCTCTGCATTGGACATTGTCAATAGAGCAATAAACCCgtgcatctctccggagaccaaTGCTAAGCTCACAATCCCTCCCTCTGCAAAGGAAATTCAGAATGCAATGTTTGCAATTCACCTTGATAAGGCCCCAGACCAGACGACTTCTCAGCAAGCTTCTTCCAATCCAATTAGGACATAGTGGGGCCTGCAATCACAAAAGAGATTCAAGGTTTCTATAAATCAGGGACACTGCCTTATTCGATTAACTCGACACACATCAGGCTAATTCCAAAGATCCAAAACCCTAAACAAGTCTATGATTACCGATCTATTGCCCTATGTAATGTCTACTACAGTCAACTACAATACCATATCGAAGAATATATCTACAAGACTCAAACCGATATTACAAGACATCGTTTTAGAAAATCAGTCAGCGTTCATACTTGATCGTGCCATCCAGGATAATGTGCTCACAACGCAAAAAATGCTACACTATCTGAAATCTTCAGGAGCTACAAAACACAGCTCAATAGCAATTAAAACGGACATTAGTAAGGCTTATGACAGGCTTGAATGGTCGTTTATAAGAGTTGTTCTGGGAAGATTGGGGGTTCACTGATACCTTTGTAAGCTGGATGGTAGAGTGTGTCTCCACAGTGTCATACTCTTTTCTACTCAACAACAAGGTGGTTGGAGATGTGCACCCTCAGAGAGGCATTCGTCAAGGCGACCCCTTATCACCCTACATCTTCATCATTTGTGCAGAAGTCTTCTCGAGTCTCTGCAAAGCAGCACATGAGAATGGTACATTACCAGGTATCAGAATCTCGAGATATGGACCAAAAGTAAACCACTTACTTTCTTCTGATGACACCATGATATTCACGAAGACTAATCCACTCTTCTGCACAACCCTAATCGACATTCTCCAAAGCTATGAAAGAGCTTcctggcaaatgatcaatcatccatctccttctctgGTAAAACGCCAGTGGATATCAGAGTGAGAGTAAAAGAACAACTGGGTATTGACAAGGAGGGTGGAATGGGAAAATACCTTTGCCTCCCTAAGCATTTTGACAGGAGAAAGAATTATCTGTTTGCGTCCATTGTTGACCGCATGAAACAGAAAGCCGCCAACTGGTCCACACAGTTCCTCTCAACTGCGGGAAAAGCTACAATGATTAAGTCAATTCTATCACTGACACCAAACTTTGCCATATCGAGCTTTCTATTACCAGTCAGTCTGTGTAAGCAGATTCAATCAGTACTTACCAGATTTTGGTGGAATTCTAAGGACAGAGAGAAAAAAATCTGCTGGAAGTCTTGGGATTCTCTCACTCACCCCAAGAGCCTTGGAGGATTTTTCGTGATGTTCAAGCCTTTAACCAGGCTCTGCTAGCTAAGATTGCATGGAGATTCTTCACTAAACTAACTAGTCTCTTGGCCAGAATCCTCTTGAGCAAGTACTGCCATAAATCTCCTTTCACAAAAGTCTCCCCAGGATCAGCAACTTCACACGGGAGGGGCATTCTTGTGGGGAGAGACTTGCTCCTGAAACATCTCGTCAAAGAAATAGGCAACAGAGAGAATACTAATATTTGGTCAGATTCCTGGATTCACCCTGAATCAAACCTCAAACCTACTGGCCCCATAGCTCTGCAAGATAAAGACCTTATGGTTGCGGAAATccttaaaagagaaacaaaataatGGAATATGGATCAAATCAAAAGCGTGTTACCTGGACTAGCAGATCACATTGTAAGCATCAAACCGAGCGTGCTAGGGACTGAGGACTAGTATGTCTGGCCACTGCAGAAGACGGGAGAATACACTGTCAAGTCGGGGTACTTCTCCATCCATAGCTTTGATACCCAACTGACACTACTCCAGGATGAAGCTAATACTTGGAACTGGAACAAACACATATGGAAACCACCTATGCTTCCAAAACTCAATTTCTTCTTCTGGAAAGTAGCCATGAACTCCCTTCCCACCAGAACCAATCTACAAACCTGAGGC is part of the Brassica rapa cultivar Chiifu-401-42 chromosome A09, CAAS_Brap_v3.01, whole genome shotgun sequence genome and harbors:
- the LOC108869654 gene encoding uncharacterized mitochondrial protein AtMg01250-like, with product MVECVSTVSYSFLLNNKVVGDVHPQRGIRQGDPLSPYIFIICAEVFSSLCKAAHENGTLPGIRISRYGPKVNHLLSSDDTMIFTKTNPLFCTTLIDILQSYERASWQMINHPSPSLVKRQWISE